One part of the Nymphaea colorata isolate Beijing-Zhang1983 chromosome 8, ASM883128v2, whole genome shotgun sequence genome encodes these proteins:
- the LOC116258479 gene encoding uncharacterized protein LOC116258479: MAVEPHQKTTLYVGGLAEEVNEAILHAAFIPFGDIKDVVTPLDQATQKHRSFGFVTFLEKEDAAAAMDNMNNAELYGRVLTVNYAQPIRIKGGEQGWASQPIWADADTWFERQQREEEMKKLEAENHAALRAAEEARRKKLAEEREGEKEEPEVKNDPMAMAEAEVLQQNS; encoded by the exons ATGGCCGTCGAACCCCATCAGAAAACAACTCTCTATGTAG GTGGTCTTGCAGAAGAGGTGAACGAGGCAATTCTACACGCTGCATTCATACCTTTTGGTGACATAAAGGATGTGGTGACGCCATTAGATCAGGCGACCCAGAAGCACAGGTCATTTGGGTTTGTTACTTTCCTTGAGAAGGAGGATGCAGCTGCTGCAATGGACAACATGAACAATGCTGAGCTCTATGGAAGGGTCCTCACTGTGAACTATGCACAACCCATCAGGATTAAGGGTGGTGAACAGGGCTGGGCTTCTCAGCCTA TTTGGGCAGATGCTGATACTTGGTTCGAGCGCCAgcaaagagaggaagagatgaaAAAGTTAGAAGCTGAAAACCATGCTGCTTTGAGAGCTGCAGaggaagcaagaagaaaaaagctgGCTGAGGAGCGGGAAggtgagaaagaagaaccagaAGTGAAGAATGACCCAATGGCGATGGCAGAGGCTGAGGTTCTACAACAGAACAGCTAG